TGCATTTACGGCGGAATCGTCACGGGTCCATCGGTCGCGAGTTACCAAAAGAGCCTCGCGAAAAGCGCATTCGATTTGCCGAAATCGATCTTCGAGAAAGCCGAAAAAGCTTGTCGAGAAGATTACGAGCGCATTCTGGCACAAAACCGCGACGTGGCGGACGCTGAAAACCCGTACAAGCTGCACGAAGAGCTTGGCGACGTCATGCTTCGCGATTGCACGATCGAGCGCGACAATGCGACGCTCGACAAGGTGCTCGAGAAGATTTCGGAATTCGACGAGCGAGTGAAGAAGGTGTCGTGTTCGGATCGGTCGCAAAGGGTCAATCAACCGGCGCAATTCATACGACACCTGGAAAACATGCTCGCGCTCTCGCGGGTCATTGCGGAAGGGGCCAGGCGCCGTGACGAATCGCGTGGCGCGCATTACAAGCCAGCTTTTCCGCGGCGAAATGATTCCGAATGGCTGCGGACGACCTTGGCCAAGCACGAAGGGCCGGGCAAAGTCCGGTTCATTCGGGAATTCGATTATTCGTGCGCGGGTCAACCGGTGCACGTGACCGATGCGGTAGACACGAGTCTCGTGGCGCCTCGCGAGCGCAAATACGAGCAGGCGGGCGCTGCGAGCGCGGCTGCGACGGGAAAGAAGTAATCATGGCCAAGCAAACGAGCGTCGAGGACAACGGAACGGGCCGCCGCGTTCATCTCCGCATTTGGCGTCAGGACGGGCAGGAGTTGCCCGAAACGAGGCGGCTCGAGGAATTCAAGGTTCCGTATTTGCCGCAGATGAACGTCATCAGCGCTTTGCAACAAATTCAAAAAGACCCTCGCACGGCCGATGGCAAAAGCGTGGCGCCCATTGTGTGGGAATCGTCGTGCCTCGAAGAAGTTTGCGGCGCATGCACGATGCTCATCAATGGTCGCGTTGGGCAGGCGTGTTCGGCGCTCGTGGACAAGCTCGCGCCGAATGGTGAGCCCATTACGCTCGCGCCCATGACGAAGTTTCCGCTCGTCCGGGACCTCGTGGTGGATCGCGGTCGCATGTTCGAGGACATGAAGCGGGTGCATGCGTGGATCGACATCGATGGCACGCACGACTTGGGGCCTGGGCCGCGAGAATCGCAGGAGCAGCAAGAGGAGCGATATCCGCTGTCGCGCTGCATGACGTGCGGGTGTTGTCTCGAGGCGTGTCCGCAATATGGTCCGCAGACGAAATTCGTGGGTGCATTTGCGGTGAACTTGGTGCGTCTTTACAACATGCATCCGTCGGGAGCGCTGCACAAGAATGCGCGGCTCGAGTCGGTCATGGACGAGGGCGGGGTGCAAGATTGCGGCAAGTCGCAGAATTGCGTCGAGGTTTGTCCGAAGGAGATACCGCTCGTCGACAGCATTGCGTCCGTGTCGCGGGATGCGACGAAGCGGCTCTTGTTTGGGTGGCTGTTGAAGTAGCCGCTTGCAGCAGCCAGTAGACGCGGTAGCATGGGCGCATGGAAACGCTCCTGTCCCGCATCACGTCGGATCCAGAAGTCTGCGGTGGGCAACCCTGTGTTCGCGGCATTCGGATCCCAGTGTCCCTTGTCCTCAAGCACCTGGCGGCGGGCAGGACGGCAGCGCAGATTGTGGATGAATTTCCAGAACTTGAAACAGAAGACATTCCGGCATGTCTTCAGTATGCAGCTTGGTTGGCATCAGGCCGCACCGTGGTGATACCGTCGGCCGCATGAGTGACACTATCATCGAGGCCCAATTTAAAACTGCTTCCACATCGCTAAGGGCCGACTAAGCTGTCATTCGCATGAAATTCATTGTAGATATCAACGTTTCGCGTCGAGTCGTTGAACGACTTTGCGATGCCGGTCACGATGCGGTGCACGTTTCAGCACTGATGGACTGTCGAGCAAAAGACAAACAGATTTTGGAAGAGGGTCGGCGTCGCAATGCTGTCGTCGTCAGCCATGACCAAGATTTTGCTGCAATATTGGCAACGACGGGCGCTTCGACACCATCGCTCATCAATATTCGTATGTCGTACGTTGACGTTGATCGGCTCGTGCACGTGCTTCTTGATGTGGTTCGCGCGGCGGGGCAGGAACTAGCGACGGGCGCAATCGTTACCGTCGATGATCGCGGCGTTCGCATTCATCAATTGCCGGTTCGGTGATCGGTTCCTTTAGCCACCTCTTCAATCGCATTTGGGCGTCGTCGTGCGTAACGACACGACCGTCAGCGAACGCACGCTCACCGACGGCGATACCTTCCAATATCTTGCGCGAAGATTCGCTATTTGCATTGGCGCTCGATGTGGCCGGGCGATTACGCATGGTTCGTGGTTACCACCTTGGACTGTATAATGCAACGACAGCTTTCAGAATTTCCGTTGCCCATCAACTATCCAAGCAAATGGCACAAAAATAAAAACCGCGGGGCAGGATGCCTTTTCAGGCTCACTGCACCCGCGGGAAAAGTGTGCGGGATCAGAATTCCCGCGAATATCTGATCCATGGTTCTGTTTCAGGCGAATCCGATGCGTCGGGCGCGTTTGCCGTCGGAGCGCTCGATTGCACGGCCTTCACCGATCGTGCTTCCTGAACGTCAGGGCTCGAATGGTTGGTTTCCAACATCCACGAAATGAAACCCAGCGCCCCGACCAAAGCCAGGACGAGCATTGAAATCGCCGAGCACGCCATGGGCATGCGCGTACGAGCGCCATTGACATGCATCATCGCAAGCGTCACGAATGCCTCCTCGATTTGTGGACGGATCAAAAAAGTGCAAATGAGCACGCATTGCCTGACCCCCAGGCATTTCGTGACCCGTCCGATGGATTACGCAAGCTCGGGACGACGTCCGATTTTCAATCGTCCAACGAGCGGCGCCTATCATAACGCGCGCAAAAACAATTTCCACCCCAATAAATGAATGGTCGGACAGGATATGTCCTATCTATGATCAGCGATTTTGTGCGGAATAAAGCCCCCTTTTCAACAGGCCCACGCGCTTCCAGATGGAAACGCGCAACCCCCATTTTACCTTCCGCGATAGGGCACGCGACCGTACGTTTCCAGGGGTTTTGGAAAAAGGCCTTGGGATTCGATCAACGCCAAGGACCAATGCCCATCCCAGGCATCAAGCCCGGACCCCAACCTGGACCACGCGGATACCAAGTCCGGCCGCCTTGCAGCGAAGTCAAGATTCGCGGCGCCAAGATGTGGCTCAAATACGTGCACGTCTGATGCGATCGATACGTCTGATTGCATCCAACCCACGCTCCAAGCGGTGTGCGCGTCCCGTCGTCCGCATACTGCACGACCTCACCCGTCGGCAGCACGCTCAGCCACGCATTTTGCTCGTTGTCCTTCGACGCATGCAGCACGCCCACGGTGCCCAAAAGTTTGTCCCCAGGACCCATCACATGACCCGTTGGTTCGAGCAGCGCGACGGGATCGTTGTTCGAGTCCCACATGCGCCCGCCTCGATCGACCGTAAGCTGCTGGTTGTCGTTCAACAGCACGCGACCATCGGGAAAAAGATCGACGACCGACGTCGCCACGATCCATCGCGCGCGGGGAATCTCGAGCGGCGCGCCTCCACGCGCCCAATTCGCGGGCGCCGTTCGAGTACACCCCAAAAGTCCGGAGAGACAAACCGACGCAAGGACGAATCGGCGAAGCATCGATCCTCAGGATAGCGCAAGAGGAGCTCAAGGGCCGCGATGCGCTGGCCGATCCGTCAGACCTTCTCGATCGACTGTTTGCCCAAGAGCCCTGTCGGCTTGACGAGCAACACCGCGATCAAAACCGTGAAGACCAGGACGTCTTGCAGACCCGAATACTGCGTGAGCTTGGTCAATTCGCCGATGATGCCAATGAGCAGGCCGCCGAGCATCGCGCCGGGGATGCTGCCGATGCCTCCGATGACCGCTGCCACGAAGGCGCGCGTGCCGATGACGACACCCATCGTCGGATAGACCTGTGATTGGTCGAGGCAATACAGGACGGCTCCGATGGCCGCGAGAACCGATCCGGTGATGAACGTGATGGCGATGATGCGCGAAGTGCGAATGCCCATGAGGCGCGCGGCTTCGATGTTCACGCTGAGCGCGCGCATCGCTTTGCCCATCCACGTGCGATGCACGATGAACTGCAGCGCAATCATCGTGGAAAAGGCCGTGATGAAAATGACCTTGCGCGTGTGCTCGATGGGCAAAAGTTGCGGATAGCCTCGGTACTGAGCGGTGAAGAGGAGCTGCGCGAGGTTCTGCAAGAGCACGCTCATGCCGAGCGCCGTCACGAGCGGCGTGATGCGCGTGTTGGCTTTGCCCTTGCCGCGCGTGCGAAGCGGTTCGTACGCGACGCGTTCGACGAGCATGCCGAGCATGCCGGCAAATGCCATCGCGACGAGCGTTCCGCCGATGCCTGCGACGAGCGGTGCGTCTTTGCCTCCGAGGCCCGTGATGGCAAACAGTCCGACGAACGCGGCCATCATGAAGACCTCGCTGTGCGCGAAGTTGATGAGCTTCAAGATGCCGTAGACCATCGTGTAGCCAAGCGCGACGAGGGCAATCATCGACCCTTGGGCGAGCCCTGTGACGAGGGCATTGACGATCTTCATGATCATGGAGCCACCAAAACCTCGAGCGCCGAAAAGCGGGGGCAGAGGGTAACTGAAACGAGCCTACTGCGGCTAGGGCAGGCCGAGCATCCCACCCACTTCGCCATCGTGCACCAAGGATTCGACAGGACGCGTCGTCAGCGTTTCTTGTCGTTCACCGTCGCGTAGTAGGTGAATTTCTTGTTCTTGATCTGCACGACGACGATGGACTTGTCGGCATTTCGAGCAGGATCGATGGTGATCGTTCCCGTGGCTCCGGCAAACCCTTTCGTGTCGGCGATGGCATCGCGAATGCCTTCGGGCGTGTCCGCTTTCGCACGACCCATCGCATCGAAAAGCAGCTTCGCCGAATCGTAACCCATGGCGGAGAGGCTGGTTGGATCCCGCTTGAAACGAGTCTTGTACGACTTGAGGAAAGCTTGCGCATTCGGCCAAGGGACATCGGGCGCGTAGTGATTCGTGAAGTACGCGCCCTCCATTTCGTCGCCAGCATCCGTGAGGAGCGTATCGGCATCCCAGCCATCGCCCCCGACAAAAAAGCTTCCAGACACGCCGGCGGCCTTCGCTTGCCGCGCGATCGGCACCATCGCGTTGTAGTAAATCGGCGCGTAGACGATCTCGGCCTTGGCGTCGCGGATCTCGTTGATGAACGTCGTGAAGTTCGTCTCGGTCTTGAGAAAACTTTTTTCGATGACGATCTCGGCGCCGAGCTTCTTGGCTTCATCGCGAAACTGCGATGCGAGGCCGGACGAGTACACGTCGTCGGACGCGAAAAGAATGGCGACCTTCTTTTTTCCCAGCGTCTTGACGACAAACTCGGCGCCCATCTTGCCTTGAATGTCGTCGGTGAAGCAGACGCGGAAGATGAACGGACCAATTTGCGTGACTTCCGGCGCCGTGGCGGAAGGCGTGATCATCGGGATCTTGTGCTTGTTGGCGACCAGCCCGCCGACCATCGAACGCGACGACGTCACTTCGCCCAAGAGCGCCACGACCTTGTCGCGCGTGATGAGTTGCAAGACCTTGTTGTTGGTCTCTTGCGGCGTCGACTTGTTGTCCTCGTAAAGGACCTTGACCTGTCGGCCCTTGATGCCGCCGCCCGAATTGGCTTCGTCGACCGCGAGCTCGATGCCTTCTTTCGTCTCGATGCCGAATTGCGTCTCGGCACCGGACAAACTCAGGTAAGCGCCCACCTTCCAAGGTTCGTGCGTGCCCGAAGGGTTTGCTCCGCCGGCGGGATCAGGTGTGGGATCGGATTTTTTGTCGCACGCGGCGAAACAGAGCGCGCTCGCACTGACCACGGCGAGCGCCAAGATCCGCCTTCGTTCCCAACCCAGTCGTCCGACCATCGACTGCTCCTCGTCGTCCTTGCCGCGGCGGCGCAAAGCCGCGCCGAGGATGAGTACCATCATCGCGGCGAAACGTCAGCATTCTGCGTGTCGGGCGAGAGCAGAACACGTCGCCGACGC
This genomic window from Polyangiaceae bacterium contains:
- a CDS encoding ABC transporter substrate-binding protein; translation: MVGRLGWERRRILALAVVSASALCFAACDKKSDPTPDPAGGANPSGTHEPWKVGAYLSLSGAETQFGIETKEGIELAVDEANSGGGIKGRQVKVLYEDNKSTPQETNNKVLQLITRDKVVALLGEVTSSRSMVGGLVANKHKIPMITPSATAPEVTQIGPFIFRVCFTDDIQGKMGAEFVVKTLGKKKVAILFASDDVYSSGLASQFRDEAKKLGAEIVIEKSFLKTETNFTTFINEIRDAKAEIVYAPIYYNAMVPIARQAKAAGVSGSFFVGGDGWDADTLLTDAGDEMEGAYFTNHYAPDVPWPNAQAFLKSYKTRFKRDPTSLSAMGYDSAKLLFDAMGRAKADTPEGIRDAIADTKGFAGATGTITIDPARNADKSIVVVQIKNKKFTYYATVNDKKR
- a CDS encoding branched-chain amino acid ABC transporter permease produces the protein MMKIVNALVTGLAQGSMIALVALGYTMVYGILKLINFAHSEVFMMAAFVGLFAITGLGGKDAPLVAGIGGTLVAMAFAGMLGMLVERVAYEPLRTRGKGKANTRITPLVTALGMSVLLQNLAQLLFTAQYRGYPQLLPIEHTRKVIFITAFSTMIALQFIVHRTWMGKAMRALSVNIEAARLMGIRTSRIIAITFITGSVLAAIGAVLYCLDQSQVYPTMGVVIGTRAFVAAVIGGIGSIPGAMLGGLLIGIIGELTKLTQYSGLQDVLVFTVLIAVLLVKPTGLLGKQSIEKV
- a CDS encoding DUF5615 family PIN-like protein, encoding MKFIVDINVSRRVVERLCDAGHDAVHVSALMDCRAKDKQILEEGRRRNAVVVSHDQDFAAILATTGASTPSLINIRMSYVDVDRLVHVLLDVVRAAGQELATGAIVTVDDRGVRIHQLPVR
- a CDS encoding DUF433 domain-containing protein gives rise to the protein METLLSRITSDPEVCGGQPCVRGIRIPVSLVLKHLAAGRTAAQIVDEFPELETEDIPACLQYAAWLASGRTVVIPSAA
- the sdhB gene encoding succinate dehydrogenase iron-sulfur subunit, encoding MAKQTSVEDNGTGRRVHLRIWRQDGQELPETRRLEEFKVPYLPQMNVISALQQIQKDPRTADGKSVAPIVWESSCLEEVCGACTMLINGRVGQACSALVDKLAPNGEPITLAPMTKFPLVRDLVVDRGRMFEDMKRVHAWIDIDGTHDLGPGPRESQEQQEERYPLSRCMTCGCCLEACPQYGPQTKFVGAFAVNLVRLYNMHPSGALHKNARLESVMDEGGVQDCGKSQNCVEVCPKEIPLVDSIASVSRDATKRLLFGWLLK